Proteins encoded together in one Rossellomorea sp. y25 window:
- the lipA gene encoding lipoyl synthase — MSKKDEHIRKPDWLKIKLNTNDNYMGLKKMMRENNLHTVCEEARCPNIHECWGTRRTATFMILGDICTRACRFCAVKTGLPTELDLKEPERVADSVQLMNLKHVVITAVARDDLKDGGSQVFAETVRAIRRKSPFTSIEVLPSDMGGVFDNIKTLMDAKPDIMNYNVETVRRLTPRVRARATYDRTLEFLRRAKELNPDIPTKSSIMVGLGETKEEILETMDDLRANHVDIVTLGQYLQPSKKHLKVQKYYHPDEFAELREAAMQKGFSHCEAGPLVRSSYHADEQVNAAAKARQAAGEQEVQKA; from the coding sequence ATGAGTAAGAAAGATGAACATATTCGGAAACCGGATTGGCTTAAAATTAAGCTGAATACGAACGATAATTATATGGGCTTGAAGAAAATGATGCGTGAAAACAATCTTCACACGGTATGTGAAGAGGCTCGTTGTCCTAATATTCATGAATGTTGGGGAACTAGAAGAACAGCTACATTCATGATTCTTGGAGATATTTGTACAAGAGCATGCCGATTCTGCGCAGTAAAAACAGGCCTTCCAACTGAATTAGATCTGAAAGAACCAGAACGCGTTGCAGATTCTGTTCAATTAATGAATCTGAAGCATGTAGTTATCACAGCTGTTGCCCGTGATGACCTGAAAGATGGTGGATCACAAGTCTTTGCTGAAACAGTTCGTGCAATTCGTCGGAAAAGTCCATTCACTTCAATTGAAGTATTACCTTCTGATATGGGTGGAGTATTCGATAACATCAAAACACTGATGGATGCAAAACCAGACATTATGAATTACAATGTCGAAACCGTTCGTCGCTTGACTCCAAGAGTTCGTGCCCGTGCTACATATGACCGCACATTGGAATTTTTGCGTCGTGCTAAAGAATTAAACCCGGATATCCCAACAAAATCAAGTATCATGGTCGGTCTTGGGGAAACAAAGGAAGAAATCCTTGAAACAATGGATGACCTTCGTGCAAACCATGTTGATATTGTGACATTAGGTCAATACCTGCAGCCATCTAAGAAACACTTGAAAGTACAGAAATATTATCACCCGGATGAGTTTGCTGAACTACGTGAAGCAGCGATGCAAAAAGGCTTCAGTCACTGTGAAGCAGGTCCACTTGTTCGTTCTTCATACCATGCAGATGAGCAAGTTAACGCAGCTGCCAAAGCAAGACAAGCAGCCGGAGAGCAAGAAGTTCAAAAGGCATAA
- a CDS encoding YhcN/YlaJ family sporulation lipoprotein: MFKLNKFILGTTVLSIALIGTACDGIDTANEEMFHDNGNTINVNDREDLYNENSWTKKGAHRGEDFGYVRQQKSPTGGQTISTKDMYSINREQVADTISKMSVALPDVKDCSTLVTDEEVLISYVTDKKDKDGRFEVADQVKKTAMSVIPRWYHVYVTDDKSLMRNVENLAKMDSDSRNANTAIDDTINLMLQDSPQGRNVDAGENPNGEMTSEKYEMQDDDVHKINKDRQKRKDNTDNMVD; encoded by the coding sequence GTGTTTAAGTTGAATAAATTCATTCTGGGTACAACTGTTTTAAGTATTGCGCTAATCGGAACTGCCTGTGATGGAATCGACACGGCCAATGAGGAAATGTTTCACGACAATGGAAACACCATAAACGTGAATGACCGGGAAGACCTGTACAACGAAAATAGCTGGACCAAAAAAGGAGCCCACCGCGGTGAGGACTTCGGTTATGTTCGCCAACAGAAAAGTCCTACAGGTGGTCAAACCATTTCCACCAAGGATATGTACAGCATCAATCGTGAACAAGTAGCCGACACGATCAGCAAAATGAGTGTGGCTCTTCCTGACGTGAAAGATTGTTCCACTCTTGTCACAGACGAAGAAGTATTGATTTCATATGTGACCGACAAAAAGGATAAAGATGGTCGCTTTGAAGTAGCCGATCAGGTAAAGAAAACAGCCATGTCTGTTATTCCCCGCTGGTACCACGTCTATGTGACTGATGACAAGAGCCTGATGCGGAATGTAGAGAACCTTGCCAAGATGGATAGTGATAGCCGTAACGCCAACACAGCTATCGATGATACCATTAACCTAATGCTGCAGGATTCTCCTCAGGGAAGAAATGTAGACGCAGGTGAAAATCCAAATGGTGAAATGACATCTGAGAAATACGAAATGCAGGACGACGACGTCCATAAAATTAACAAAGATCGCCAAAAACGAAAAGACAACACAGACAACATGGTCGATTAA
- a CDS encoding YutD family protein yields the protein MICVQNTCYEIVEEFRDGFNEEAFKERYSDILSKYDYILGDWGYGQLRLKGFFDDHNQKASFDTKVSTHKDYLYEYCNFGCAYFLLKKVNK from the coding sequence ATGATTTGTGTGCAGAATACATGCTACGAAATCGTTGAGGAATTTAGAGACGGATTCAACGAGGAAGCATTTAAGGAAAGATATAGCGATATCTTAAGCAAATACGACTATATCCTTGGGGATTGGGGATATGGCCAGCTTCGTTTAAAGGGATTTTTCGATGACCACAATCAAAAAGCGTCATTTGATACAAAGGTAAGTACACATAAGGATTACTTGTACGAATATTGTAATTTTGGCTGCGCTTATTTTCTTTTAAAGAAAGTCAATAAATAA
- a CDS encoding TIGR01457 family HAD-type hydrolase, whose protein sequence is MKEYKGYLIDLDGTMYKGKEKIEEAGVFVKRLQEKGLPYLFVTNNSSRRPEQVAEKLQSFAIPATKEQIFTTSMATAQYIAKKKPNGTAYVIGEEGIRSALEDSGITLRDEKPDFVVVGIDRDINYEKLSLACLGVRNGATFISTNGDIAIPTERGLLPGNGSLTSVITVSTQTEPTFIGKPESIIMEQALSVLGVPKEDTLMVGDNYDTDILAGINAGLDTLLVHTGVTTKEALSSKDIQPTYTIDTLDEWDI, encoded by the coding sequence ATGAAAGAATATAAAGGATACTTAATCGATTTAGATGGCACGATGTATAAAGGGAAAGAAAAGATCGAGGAAGCGGGAGTATTCGTTAAACGTCTTCAGGAGAAGGGATTACCCTATCTGTTTGTAACAAACAATTCTTCAAGAAGACCTGAGCAGGTTGCAGAAAAGTTGCAGTCCTTTGCCATTCCTGCCACGAAGGAACAGATATTCACAACATCAATGGCGACAGCTCAGTATATAGCAAAGAAAAAACCAAATGGAACCGCATATGTCATCGGGGAAGAAGGAATTCGTTCGGCACTGGAAGATAGCGGGATTACTCTTAGGGATGAGAAACCGGATTTCGTAGTAGTGGGGATAGATCGTGACATTAATTACGAAAAATTGTCTCTCGCTTGCCTGGGTGTTAGAAATGGTGCTACTTTTATTTCAACCAATGGAGATATCGCCATTCCGACTGAAAGAGGATTGCTTCCTGGGAATGGTTCCCTGACGTCAGTTATCACCGTCTCCACACAAACAGAACCGACCTTTATCGGAAAGCCCGAATCGATCATTATGGAGCAAGCCCTATCTGTATTAGGGGTCCCGAAGGAAGACACGTTAATGGTTGGGGATAACTATGATACCGATATTTTGGCTGGAATCAACGCCGGACTCGATACGCTGCTTGTTCACACTGGAGTCACAACCAAAGAGGCTTTAAGTTCGAAGGATATTCAGCCGACCTACACAATTGATACATTAGACGAATGGGATATATAA
- a CDS encoding cytosolic protein: protein MSKEPRDKEEEVYSDFSNVETYRNFIVPETLPEGPYGSPRGKHTPVENKSTPWEEGQRYYSAFNYENKSLHQDIPRQEPGSHPVHADTDVNEEPPYTENK, encoded by the coding sequence ATGAGTAAAGAACCTAGAGACAAAGAAGAAGAAGTATATAGTGACTTCTCTAATGTTGAAACGTATCGCAATTTTATCGTTCCAGAAACACTTCCTGAAGGACCTTACGGATCTCCGCGGGGAAAGCATACTCCAGTCGAGAACAAAAGCACTCCATGGGAAGAAGGACAACGGTATTACAGTGCCTTCAACTATGAAAACAAATCACTTCATCAGGATATTCCACGTCAGGAGCCTGGGTCTCATCCTGTTCATGCAGACACCGATGTGAATGAAGAACCTCCATATACTGAAAATAAGTAA
- a CDS encoding helix-turn-helix transcriptional regulator, protein MSITVTGLVGKKIRYHRRAKEITIQELSHKCGLTVNYISLIEKGEANPSLNKLNAIVCALDVQWEDIMPTCEEHEDIYNQTIL, encoded by the coding sequence ATGAGTATTACAGTTACAGGACTTGTCGGAAAGAAAATAAGGTACCACAGAAGAGCAAAAGAAATCACCATACAAGAATTAAGTCACAAATGTGGATTGACGGTTAATTATATTTCGTTGATTGAAAAGGGAGAGGCAAACCCGTCCCTGAACAAGTTGAATGCCATTGTATGTGCTCTTGACGTTCAGTGGGAAGACATCATGCCGACTTGTGAAGAACACGAAGACATCTACAATCAAACGATTCTTTAA
- a CDS encoding sodium-dependent transporter has product MENRAQFGTRAGFILAAVGSAIGLGNIWRFPAVAYENGGGAFFIPYLFALLTAGIPLLVLEFTLGHKYRGSAPLSYFRLNRKSEWLGWWQVLIAFVISTYYAVIIAWAMSYSVFSFNLGWGKDTESFLFNDYLKLTVDPGQTGSIVPGVFIPLVLVWVITLGILFKGVKKGIEVANKIFIPALVILFLIIVVRALTLPGALDGLDAFFKPDFSKIADPSVWVAAYGQIFFSLSIAFAIMITYSSYLPKKSDITNNAFITGFSNSGFELLAGIGVFAALGFMAQSQGVGVQEVVSGGVGLAFVVFPQIINEFPALNGLFGFLFFASLVLAGLSSLISITETYVAGVSEKFGVSRTKAVLFGGGLSAIISILFATQGGLLFLDAADYFINQFGVAFAGLVEVVVIAWFLRKLGAFQSHANGISDIQLGAWWKICLGVITPIVLGWMMFGLFKMNLLKEFETETGNYGGYSDAFILYSGWFVAGFAILAGVAFSFKRWHAKTEAESYKEVS; this is encoded by the coding sequence ATGGAGAATCGTGCCCAGTTTGGAACACGAGCAGGATTTATTCTAGCTGCCGTCGGGTCAGCAATCGGTTTGGGAAACATTTGGCGTTTTCCGGCAGTAGCGTATGAAAATGGTGGAGGAGCATTCTTTATTCCTTATTTATTCGCTCTTCTAACAGCGGGAATTCCATTATTAGTACTTGAATTTACATTAGGTCATAAGTACCGTGGCTCAGCACCGCTATCTTATTTCCGTCTTAATAGGAAATCAGAGTGGCTTGGCTGGTGGCAGGTGTTAATTGCATTTGTTATTTCTACCTATTATGCCGTCATTATCGCGTGGGCGATGTCCTACAGTGTATTTTCTTTCAATCTAGGTTGGGGCAAGGATACAGAGTCATTCTTATTCAATGACTATTTAAAGCTTACGGTTGATCCTGGTCAAACGGGCAGTATCGTTCCTGGAGTATTCATTCCACTTGTATTGGTCTGGGTGATTACATTAGGAATTCTTTTCAAAGGTGTAAAGAAAGGAATCGAAGTAGCGAATAAGATCTTTATTCCGGCACTAGTTATTTTATTCTTAATCATTGTTGTTCGCGCTTTAACATTACCTGGAGCATTGGATGGTCTGGACGCTTTCTTCAAACCGGATTTCAGCAAAATTGCTGATCCAAGTGTATGGGTAGCAGCATACGGACAGATTTTCTTCAGTTTATCAATCGCTTTTGCAATCATGATTACGTATTCGAGTTATCTTCCGAAGAAATCGGATATTACAAATAACGCGTTCATCACAGGATTCAGTAACTCGGGCTTTGAATTATTAGCAGGTATTGGAGTATTTGCTGCTTTAGGTTTCATGGCTCAATCTCAAGGTGTAGGTGTTCAGGAAGTAGTAAGCGGGGGAGTTGGATTGGCGTTTGTGGTATTCCCGCAAATCATTAATGAATTCCCGGCCCTTAACGGATTATTCGGATTCTTGTTCTTCGCTTCCCTGGTATTAGCAGGGCTGTCATCACTTATCTCGATTACAGAGACGTATGTAGCAGGTGTTTCTGAGAAGTTCGGGGTTTCCCGTACAAAAGCCGTCCTATTCGGTGGAGGACTTTCTGCAATCATCTCTATCTTATTTGCGACTCAAGGTGGATTACTGTTCCTGGATGCGGCAGACTACTTTATCAATCAGTTTGGTGTAGCATTCGCCGGATTAGTTGAAGTTGTAGTAATTGCCTGGTTCTTACGCAAGTTAGGTGCATTTCAATCCCACGCCAATGGAATCTCTGATATCCAGCTTGGTGCATGGTGGAAGATATGCTTAGGTGTCATCACACCAATCGTCCTTGGATGGATGATGTTCGGTTTATTCAAAATGAACCTACTAAAAGAATTTGAAACTGAAACTGGAAACTACGGTGGTTACTCGGATGCCTTCATTCTTTACAGTGGTTGGTTTGTTGCAGGATTCGCGATCCTCGCCGGTGTTGCTTTCTCCTTTAAACGCTGGCATGCAAAAACAGAAGCTGAGAGCTATAAGGAGGTAAGCTAA
- a CDS encoding methionine/alanine import family NSS transporter small subunit, with amino-acid sequence MTGSAIAMMVVGMVIIWGGLAASIMNAVSKSKSKKQV; translated from the coding sequence ATGACTGGTAGCGCTATTGCAATGATGGTTGTAGGGATGGTCATCATCTGGGGTGGATTAGCAGCTAGTATCATGAACGCTGTTTCCAAATCCAAATCCAAAAAACAGGTATAA
- a CDS encoding DUF86 domain-containing protein: MYFVDREKIEVILLYMSEQLTIVRSNDQWNSIVEKLALERMAHTIIESVLDVGNSMIDGFIMRDPGSYEDIIDILLDENVIDDKMSRDLKLLVGNRKILVQEYTAVNHDQLHKVLNEVFYSLEKFPQQVRSYLENELGPVSAFKN, encoded by the coding sequence ATGTATTTCGTAGATAGAGAAAAGATTGAAGTGATATTGCTTTATATGAGTGAGCAGTTAACCATCGTTCGTTCCAATGATCAATGGAACTCCATAGTAGAAAAACTAGCCCTGGAGCGAATGGCTCATACGATCATTGAATCCGTACTTGATGTAGGGAACAGCATGATCGATGGGTTCATTATGAGAGACCCTGGAAGCTATGAAGACATCATTGACATTCTTTTGGATGAAAACGTGATCGATGACAAGATGAGTAGAGACCTCAAGCTTCTTGTAGGCAATCGTAAGATACTTGTTCAGGAGTATACAGCCGTCAACCATGATCAATTACATAAGGTTTTAAACGAGGTATTCTACTCGTTAGAGAAGTTTCCTCAACAGGTTCGCAGCTACCTTGAAAATGAACTGGGACCTGTATCCGCATTTAAAAATTAA
- a CDS encoding M23 family metallopeptidase, which yields MFISPCQTFAAEKLTDEQIHTKRMELFQKSEALTQIPWYYLAAIDQYERSLRFARKDREKPSSLISIYMEPEKWVGPLNPNPDDDNPETIALFNGVGRDGDFDGKASLKSDEDILAALTEVILRYGIDRDNFKLALWDYYKRDKTVSIIMGNAKIYKQYGTIHLNQKAFPLPLRFNYSYRNTWGDARGWGGRRIHEGTDLFADYGAPVRATSYGIIEMKGWNRYGGWRIGIRDINNTYHYFAHLSGFSKDLHVGQVVEPGMVIGGVGSSGYGPPGTSGKFPPHLHYGMYKDNGLTEWSFDPYPHLRMWERQDRIKSKKR from the coding sequence ATGTTCATTAGTCCTTGTCAAACCTTTGCAGCAGAAAAGCTGACAGATGAACAGATCCACACAAAGAGAATGGAGTTATTCCAGAAAAGCGAGGCACTTACTCAAATTCCCTGGTACTATCTCGCTGCCATTGATCAGTACGAGAGGAGTCTTCGGTTTGCCCGTAAAGATCGGGAAAAGCCCTCTTCTCTTATATCGATTTATATGGAGCCAGAAAAGTGGGTCGGCCCTCTAAACCCTAATCCGGATGATGACAATCCCGAAACAATCGCTCTATTCAATGGAGTGGGCCGGGATGGAGACTTCGACGGTAAAGCGAGCCTGAAGAGTGATGAAGATATATTGGCAGCTTTGACAGAGGTAATATTGCGGTACGGAATTGACCGGGATAATTTCAAACTTGCTCTGTGGGACTATTACAAACGTGATAAAACGGTCAGTATCATCATGGGAAATGCAAAAATTTATAAGCAATACGGTACAATCCATTTAAACCAGAAAGCCTTTCCCCTTCCCCTCAGGTTCAACTACAGTTATCGAAACACTTGGGGTGATGCCCGTGGTTGGGGAGGAAGACGAATTCACGAAGGGACGGACCTCTTTGCTGATTATGGTGCACCTGTAAGAGCGACATCGTATGGAATCATTGAGATGAAAGGATGGAACCGATATGGAGGCTGGCGGATCGGGATACGTGACATTAATAATACGTATCATTACTTTGCTCACCTTAGTGGTTTCTCTAAAGATCTTCACGTAGGACAAGTGGTTGAACCCGGTATGGTCATAGGCGGTGTTGGGAGCTCGGGATATGGACCTCCTGGAACATCGGGAAAATTCCCTCCCCATTTGCACTATGGGATGTATAAGGATAACGGCTTGACGGAGTGGTCCTTTGATCCATACCCTCACTTACGAATGTGGGAACGACAAGACAGAATCAAAAGCAAAAAACGTTAA
- a CDS encoding DUF3055 domain-containing protein — protein MSERFYLYDDTENTKTRFVSFMGENQRYDLAITQTDRYYGKSLVLDLQGSRFAIVGRDDLDEPGYVESVFKLTLEEADELRDFLGEIIL, from the coding sequence ATGAGTGAACGATTTTATTTATACGATGATACAGAAAATACAAAAACACGATTTGTGAGCTTTATGGGGGAAAATCAGCGGTACGACTTAGCTATTACCCAGACAGATCGATATTATGGTAAATCTTTGGTACTAGACCTTCAAGGCAGTCGATTTGCGATCGTTGGCAGAGATGATCTTGATGAACCCGGATATGTAGAAAGTGTATTCAAGTTAACTCTGGAAGAAGCCGATGAATTGAGGGACTTCTTAGGGGAAATCATTTTGTAA
- a CDS encoding phosphatidylglycerophosphatase A, with amino-acid sequence MKDKESMDLLEKTARKWLHERGVEIEDIAQLVMYLQQKYHPDLELKECVYNVERVLTKREVQNAILTGIQLDILAEKKMLEEPLQAIIEVDEGLYGVDEILAFSIVNVYGSIGFTNYGYIDKQKPGILERLNDKSSGMCHTFLDDIVGAIAAAASSRLAHRAKCAE; translated from the coding sequence ATGAAGGATAAAGAATCAATGGATTTATTAGAGAAAACGGCACGTAAATGGCTGCATGAAAGAGGAGTAGAGATTGAAGATATTGCTCAATTGGTCATGTACCTTCAACAAAAGTACCATCCTGATCTTGAACTAAAGGAATGTGTCTATAACGTTGAACGTGTGTTAACGAAGCGGGAAGTGCAAAATGCGATACTAACGGGTATTCAACTTGATATATTAGCTGAGAAAAAAATGCTGGAAGAACCACTTCAGGCGATAATTGAAGTAGATGAAGGTTTATATGGTGTGGATGAAATTCTAGCCTTTTCAATTGTTAATGTATATGGATCGATTGGATTTACAAACTACGGCTATATCGATAAACAAAAGCCGGGAATCCTGGAGAGGTTGAATGATAAATCATCTGGTATGTGTCATACCTTCTTGGACGATATTGTAGGTGCAATTGCAGCAGCTGCATCAAGTAGACTGGCACACCGGGCTAAATGCGCAGAATAA
- the yutH gene encoding spore coat putative kinase YutH — MSQEILINHFGLHPERAFFDGMMDRYMVGGLVYSIVGVSNMEQETLVELYKLAEHLKSQGDRHVSTFVQSNEGRFLVVEKDKDYVVLRNESIQSPPDKKMGRKLSKFHFRGRTFEEKVEKINRMGQWKSLWEKRLAQLEKAYYQVIQDQPADEFERRFVESYPYYSALAENAIQYLVDTELDEDPKPEDAGTVCHERFLQSTWGTEVFIHFPFQWVFDHCSRDIAEWVRERYFMRSQTFHPELQEFIREYESITPLSPFSWRLLYSRLLFPLHYFECIEEYYISQSEQKKKVVEDKLERYLKNSHQYEAFLSDFYHMSEVPVKKWGIPLVAWL; from the coding sequence ATGTCTCAAGAAATATTAATCAATCATTTTGGATTGCATCCAGAGCGGGCATTTTTTGATGGAATGATGGATCGATATATGGTCGGGGGATTAGTATATAGTATTGTGGGCGTATCGAATATGGAACAAGAAACCTTAGTGGAACTCTACAAATTGGCAGAACACCTAAAAAGTCAGGGAGATCGGCATGTTTCAACCTTCGTCCAGAGCAACGAAGGAAGATTCCTTGTGGTAGAAAAGGATAAAGATTATGTGGTGCTGCGAAATGAAAGCATCCAATCTCCCCCTGATAAAAAGATGGGCAGAAAGTTAAGCAAATTCCATTTCAGGGGACGGACCTTTGAAGAAAAAGTAGAGAAAATAAATCGTATGGGACAGTGGAAAAGTCTGTGGGAAAAGAGGCTTGCTCAGTTAGAGAAGGCTTATTATCAGGTTATTCAGGACCAGCCGGCTGACGAGTTTGAACGCCGCTTTGTTGAGAGCTACCCTTATTACAGTGCTTTGGCAGAAAACGCCATCCAGTACCTGGTTGATACGGAGCTTGATGAGGATCCGAAGCCAGAGGATGCGGGAACGGTTTGCCATGAGCGTTTTCTTCAATCCACATGGGGGACGGAAGTGTTCATTCATTTTCCATTCCAATGGGTGTTCGATCACTGCAGCCGGGACATAGCAGAGTGGGTGAGAGAACGCTATTTCATGAGAAGCCAAACGTTTCATCCTGAGCTCCAGGAATTCATCAGAGAGTATGAATCCATTACCCCACTCTCACCATTCTCTTGGAGACTGCTGTATTCACGTCTCTTGTTTCCCCTTCACTATTTCGAGTGCATAGAGGAGTATTATATTTCACAATCAGAACAGAAGAAGAAGGTAGTTGAAGATAAGCTGGAGCGCTATCTGAAAAATTCCCACCAATATGAAGCATTCCTGTCTGACTTTTATCATATGTCTGAAGTTCCCGTTAAAAAATGGGGAATTCCCCTTGTTGCATGGCTGTAA